The following proteins are co-located in the Pyrobaculum calidifontis JCM 11548 genome:
- a CDS encoding uroporphyrinogen-III synthase, with product MSIVVVRIKEGKCPEGATCISIGRVAPRPDVYIPEGDYLVVMSPAVAQFVDLEKIRARFKCVICVGPATAEAVGNCITPREYSSYGVAKLLKELAPGVVVVLRSGMGNDVLKSLVPNVVEVPVYDIVIEPDKLESATAAIAAARAVVLTSATVAEVVASRVDLRGKRVVAIGPVTSAKLAELGIPHIVAPEATIEAAVKATAVA from the coding sequence ATGTCCATAGTCGTGGTGAGAATTAAAGAGGGGAAGTGTCCCGAGGGGGCAACGTGCATATCCATAGGCCGCGTGGCGCCCCGTCCCGACGTGTACATCCCCGAGGGGGACTACCTAGTGGTGATGAGCCCCGCCGTGGCGCAGTTTGTAGACCTCGAAAAAATAAGAGCGAGGTTCAAATGTGTAATATGCGTCGGACCCGCCACTGCAGAGGCCGTAGGGAATTGCATCACGCCGAGGGAGTACAGTAGCTACGGCGTGGCCAAGTTGCTTAAGGAACTCGCGCCGGGGGTGGTTGTGGTGTTAAGGTCGGGGATGGGCAACGACGTATTGAAAAGCTTAGTTCCAAACGTCGTGGAAGTGCCAGTATACGACATAGTTATTGAGCCGGACAAGCTTGAGAGCGCCACGGCGGCCATAGCTGCGGCGAGGGCGGTAGTTTTAACGAGCGCCACAGTGGCTGAGGTTGTCGCCTCGCGAGTAGACTTGAGGGGTAAGAGAGTTGTAGCAATAGGGCCTGTCACGTCAGCTAAACTAGCCGAGCTGGGCATCCCCCACATAGTAGCGCCGGAGGCCACGATAGAGGCAGCGGTCAAAGCCACAGCAGTGGCTTAA
- the cobA gene encoding uroporphyrinogen-III C-methyltransferase, with product MGRVYIVGAGPGDPELITVKGLRLLQAADVVVYDRLVAKELLSYTKRGALLVDVGKSPGGVGPSQEEINELLYKYAKAVDIVVRLHGGDPLVFGRGFEECLYLAERGIYCEFVPGVTSGLAAPAKYYIPPVARGIASSVALVTGREDPSKGRRFVNFRKLAGAVDTLIIYMGASTAGEIARELLEGGLSPETSVAVIRSAYFSDEEFITTTLGELKSVASPAIIVVGHVVAKGVALMEHVRKISPPPS from the coding sequence GTGGGCCGTGTATATATTGTAGGCGCCGGGCCTGGGGACCCCGAGCTTATTACTGTCAAGGGCCTTCGCCTGCTCCAAGCGGCAGATGTCGTGGTGTACGACAGGCTTGTGGCCAAGGAGCTTCTGAGTTACACAAAGCGGGGGGCCCTCCTCGTGGATGTTGGGAAGAGCCCCGGCGGCGTGGGCCCCTCGCAGGAGGAAATTAACGAACTGCTGTACAAGTACGCCAAGGCTGTGGATATTGTGGTGAGGTTGCATGGGGGCGACCCCCTTGTCTTTGGCCGAGGCTTCGAGGAGTGTCTATACTTGGCAGAGAGGGGGATCTACTGCGAGTTTGTCCCCGGGGTCACCAGCGGCCTTGCCGCCCCCGCTAAGTACTACATACCTCCAGTGGCGAGGGGCATTGCGAGTTCTGTGGCGCTTGTTACCGGCAGAGAGGACCCAAGCAAGGGGAGGAGGTTTGTAAATTTCAGGAAGCTGGCCGGCGCAGTGGACACCTTGATTATATACATGGGTGCGTCTACGGCGGGGGAGATTGCCAGAGAGCTGTTGGAGGGAGGGCTGAGCCCCGAGACTTCAGTGGCGGTGATAAGGTCCGCCTACTTCAGCGACGAGGAGTTTATCACGACGACTTTGGGGGAGCTTAAGAGCGTGGCTAGCCCGGCGATTATTGTGGTAGGTCACGTGGTGGCAAAGGGCGTCGCGTTGATGGAGCATGTAAGGAAGATTTCACCACCGCCCTCTTAG
- a CDS encoding HAD family hydrolase: MYIFDLDGTLVESVDAHIGAWIEALELIGIKKRREELAPLMGLPALEIARRIAPQRAEELARIKNKLFLEKYLGAVRAYDDAAVLSRLPRPIAVVTSASGYVAREILKATGLAEYVDLVVGGDEVPRGKPAPDPLYLVARRFGVPPSEMVVVGDSEYDIEMAKNAGALGVCIARRGVPCRGAHRVISTLFQLLGI; the protein is encoded by the coding sequence GTGTACATCTTCGACCTCGACGGGACGCTCGTGGAGTCGGTGGACGCACACATCGGGGCGTGGATAGAGGCATTGGAACTCATCGGCATCAAAAAGCGGAGAGAGGAGCTGGCCCCTCTAATGGGGTTGCCCGCTCTCGAAATAGCGCGGCGCATAGCGCCTCAACGCGCCGAAGAGTTGGCAAGAATTAAGAACAAGCTATTCCTAGAAAAGTACCTAGGTGCCGTGCGCGCATACGACGACGCGGCTGTGCTGTCGCGCCTGCCAAGGCCCATAGCCGTGGTCACTTCGGCAAGCGGCTACGTGGCCAGGGAGATCCTAAAGGCCACGGGACTCGCCGAGTATGTGGACTTAGTGGTGGGAGGCGACGAGGTCCCGCGGGGAAAGCCGGCGCCGGACCCCCTCTACCTAGTGGCAAGACGCTTCGGGGTCCCCCCAAGCGAGATGGTGGTGGTAGGCGACAGCGAATACGACATTGAGATGGCTAAAAACGCCGGCGCTTTAGGCGTCTGTATAGCTAGACGCGGCGTCCCCTGCAGAGGAGCTCACCGCGTCATCTCCACACTCTTCCAACTACTGGGGATATAA
- a CDS encoding TIGR04053 family radical SAM/SPASM domain-containing protein produces MRSVEELIRRFHEAPLLVFWESTKACPLACKHCRADAILKPLPGELSTEEGKRLIEQVAEFGDPKPLLIITGGDPLMRADLFELVDYANSLGVPVSLAPAVSKSLDDEALRRIKSSGVKSISISLDGATAETHDELRGVPGSFAETVSAIKRALDLGISVQVNTVVWKKSLSELPDVAYLLRRLGVKVWEVFFLIVTGRAKEELDISPAEYESAVQFLVDVSTYGFQVRTVEAPFYRRAKLERLRGKAYSDLLYDKLVARLRELLGPPQRGVDPTIVPTRDGFGIIFVGHDGTVTPSGFLPYPLGNVRKRRLVDIYRNHPLLVKMRRGEFEGRCGVCEYKDICGGSRARAFAVFKNPLAEDPACVYIPSSWKSVEMTR; encoded by the coding sequence ATGCGGAGCGTGGAGGAGCTCATTAGGCGATTCCACGAGGCCCCCTTGTTGGTCTTCTGGGAGTCCACAAAGGCCTGTCCCCTTGCTTGTAAGCACTGTAGGGCTGACGCAATTTTAAAGCCTCTCCCGGGCGAGCTGTCAACTGAGGAGGGGAAGAGGCTTATTGAGCAAGTGGCGGAGTTTGGAGACCCCAAGCCCCTCCTCATTATAACCGGCGGCGACCCGTTGATGAGGGCGGACCTCTTCGAGCTTGTGGACTACGCCAACTCCCTGGGGGTGCCCGTCTCGCTTGCCCCCGCCGTTTCAAAGAGCTTAGACGACGAGGCCCTTAGGCGTATCAAGTCTTCTGGCGTCAAGTCTATCTCGATAAGCCTAGACGGGGCCACGGCTGAGACTCATGACGAGTTGAGGGGGGTCCCGGGTAGCTTTGCTGAGACAGTGTCTGCGATAAAGAGGGCGCTGGACTTGGGCATATCTGTCCAAGTCAACACTGTGGTGTGGAAGAAGTCGCTCAGCGAGCTCCCCGACGTGGCGTACCTCCTCCGCAGGCTCGGGGTAAAGGTGTGGGAGGTCTTCTTCCTCATTGTAACTGGCAGAGCCAAGGAGGAGTTGGACATCTCGCCTGCGGAGTACGAGTCCGCTGTTCAGTTCCTTGTCGACGTGTCCACCTACGGGTTCCAAGTCAGAACTGTCGAGGCCCCGTTCTACAGGAGGGCCAAGCTTGAGAGGTTGCGCGGAAAGGCCTACAGCGATCTCCTTTACGACAAGCTTGTAGCAAGGCTGAGGGAGCTTCTGGGCCCGCCTCAGCGGGGCGTTGACCCCACTATTGTGCCCACGCGGGATGGCTTTGGCATAATCTTCGTGGGGCACGACGGCACTGTGACCCCAAGCGGCTTCCTCCCCTACCCCCTGGGCAATGTGCGGAAAAGGCGCCTAGTGGACATCTACCGCAACCACCCCCTCCTGGTGAAAATGCGGCGTGGCGAGTTTGAGGGCAGATGTGGCGTGTGCGAGTATAAGGACATATGCGGCGGCTCGAGGGCCCGGGCATTCGCCGTGTTTAAAAACCCGCTGGCGGAGGACCCAGCCTGCGTTTATATCCCCAGTAGTTGGAAGAGTGTGGAGATGACGCGGTGA
- the hemL gene encoding glutamate-1-semialdehyde 2,1-aminomutase — translation MLFERAKAVFPGGVNSPARALKHLPTPLVAKAASGPYLYTDRGRLVDFCLAFGAIILGHAHPKVRRAVEEQLARGWIYALLTEEEVLFAEKIRAHVPSVEKMRFVNSGTEATMNAVRLARGFTGRDYIIKFDGNFHGSHDYVLVKAGSGAATWGIPTSAGIPSDVVKMTVVVPYNDVDAFVKAVREVGDRLAAVIVEPIAGNYGLILPEVEFLKALREETERVGALLIFDEVITGFRVGLGGAQGLYGVVPDLTTLGKVIGGGFPIGVFGGKSFIMDLVAPQGPVYNAGTFNAHPVSIAAGLAVLEELEGGQVYSVANDAARRMAEGIRDLAERVGFDVVVKHIASMFQFYFKKGDVKTPQDVRESNEKLYLKLHELAIGHGVYLAPSQFEVNFTSAAHTAEVVEEALGALEKVFRELRREVGGNS, via the coding sequence ATGCTGTTTGAGAGGGCAAAGGCTGTTTTTCCGGGGGGCGTCAACTCGCCTGCCCGTGCGCTTAAGCACCTCCCCACTCCCCTGGTGGCCAAGGCGGCTTCGGGGCCGTATCTCTACACGGATAGGGGGAGGCTTGTGGATTTCTGCCTCGCGTTTGGCGCCATTATCCTCGGCCACGCCCATCCCAAGGTTCGTAGGGCTGTGGAGGAGCAGTTGGCCAGGGGCTGGATATATGCCTTGTTGACTGAGGAGGAGGTGTTGTTTGCTGAGAAGATAAGGGCCCATGTCCCCTCTGTCGAGAAGATGCGGTTTGTAAACTCGGGGACTGAGGCCACCATGAACGCGGTTAGGCTGGCTCGGGGCTTTACTGGGAGGGACTACATAATTAAGTTCGATGGTAATTTCCATGGCTCTCACGACTATGTGCTTGTCAAGGCTGGGTCTGGAGCAGCCACGTGGGGCATCCCGACGAGTGCCGGCATCCCTAGCGACGTGGTTAAGATGACGGTCGTGGTGCCTTACAACGACGTAGATGCCTTTGTTAAGGCGGTGAGAGAGGTGGGGGATAGGCTGGCCGCAGTGATTGTGGAGCCCATCGCCGGCAACTATGGCTTGATACTCCCAGAGGTGGAGTTCTTGAAGGCGCTCAGAGAGGAGACGGAGAGAGTCGGCGCGCTTTTGATATTTGACGAAGTTATCACGGGCTTTAGAGTAGGCCTAGGCGGCGCGCAGGGCTTGTACGGCGTGGTACCTGATTTGACGACTTTGGGCAAGGTTATCGGCGGCGGCTTCCCAATAGGCGTCTTCGGCGGCAAGTCCTTCATCATGGACTTGGTGGCCCCGCAAGGTCCCGTTTATAACGCTGGCACTTTTAACGCGCACCCTGTCTCGATAGCGGCGGGCCTCGCCGTCCTCGAGGAGCTGGAGGGTGGCCAAGTCTACTCCGTCGCCAACGATGCGGCGAGGAGGATGGCGGAGGGCATAAGGGACTTGGCTGAGAGGGTTGGCTTCGACGTGGTAGTTAAGCACATAGCGTCGATGTTCCAGTTCTACTTCAAGAAGGGCGATGTCAAGACTCCGCAGGACGTGAGAGAGAGCAACGAGAAGCTTTATCTGAAGTTGCACGAGTTGGCCATTGGGCACGGCGTCTACTTAGCCCCGTCACAGTTTGAGGTCAATTTCACAAGCGCGGCGCATACGGCCGAGGTGGTCGAAGAGGCGCTAGGCGCTTTGGAGAAGGTGTTTAGGGAGCTGAGGCGCGAGGTGGGCGGCAATAGTTAA
- a CDS encoding gamma-glutamyltransferase, with protein MFLGRRFAIASESYLASRAGFEAYKLGGNAVDAAVCASIVLTYTLPHLGGVGGDLLALVHRGGSVDAVLGLGWAPRRVPERPPARDLQSAVVPGYVAGLYELHKRYGALEWGRVVDVALDAMAQATMHPSLVSAIEKNEALLRGDPGGRVYLELPRRPGAPYRIEPLLRLWERLRDDPLSFYDEVAEDIVALGHFEPEDFKLYRPEVRRPISVKLGDAVVYEAPPPSLGFAVLLAAKLAKPAASPFSYERIKNTVAALKKAHWARDRYLHDGNVPVDDLLSGKIELGEALRPAPTPGTTYLAAADGGQVVSVIQSLYYPFGAGVTTAKYAITLNNRASDFTDGLNKAAPHKRPAHTLSATVVERGEEVYALGASAGHYRPAIYAQLIHNLVVYKMAPRDAVWAPRFIWLGGDEVQAEEGYEQEPGVHLVKYPSRLGVAALAYKGLDHVGAVADIRGDGIAIGI; from the coding sequence ATGTTTCTCGGCCGTAGATTCGCAATAGCGTCGGAGAGCTACTTAGCCTCTAGGGCGGGGTTTGAGGCCTACAAGCTCGGGGGCAACGCCGTAGACGCGGCGGTGTGCGCCTCCATTGTGCTCACGTATACTCTCCCCCACCTCGGCGGAGTGGGGGGCGACCTCTTGGCGTTGGTGCACCGCGGAGGCTCCGTTGATGCGGTGTTGGGACTTGGGTGGGCCCCCAGGCGGGTTCCCGAGAGGCCTCCTGCTAGAGACCTTCAGTCGGCCGTGGTGCCTGGCTACGTGGCCGGGCTTTACGAACTCCACAAGAGGTACGGCGCGTTGGAGTGGGGACGCGTAGTCGACGTGGCCCTAGACGCCATGGCGCAAGCCACGATGCACCCCTCCCTAGTGTCCGCCATTGAGAAAAACGAGGCGCTCCTCAGAGGAGACCCCGGGGGCAGAGTGTACCTAGAACTGCCAAGGCGCCCAGGCGCGCCGTACCGCATAGAGCCTCTGCTGAGGCTCTGGGAGCGGCTGAGGGACGACCCCCTGTCCTTCTACGACGAAGTCGCCGAAGACATAGTTGCGCTTGGCCACTTTGAGCCCGAGGACTTCAAGCTGTATAGACCCGAGGTTAGGCGCCCAATCTCGGTGAAGCTCGGCGACGCCGTTGTGTACGAGGCGCCGCCCCCCTCGCTGGGCTTCGCCGTGCTTCTCGCCGCCAAACTCGCCAAGCCCGCCGCCTCCCCCTTCAGCTACGAGAGGATAAAGAACACAGTGGCAGCGCTTAAGAAGGCGCATTGGGCCAGGGACAGATATCTACACGACGGCAACGTCCCAGTGGACGACTTGCTCTCGGGCAAGATAGAGCTGGGAGAGGCCTTGCGGCCGGCGCCCACCCCCGGCACCACCTACCTAGCGGCTGCAGACGGCGGACAAGTGGTTTCTGTAATACAGTCTCTGTACTACCCCTTCGGCGCTGGCGTCACCACGGCCAAATACGCCATCACTTTGAACAACAGGGCAAGCGACTTCACCGACGGCCTCAACAAGGCGGCCCCCCACAAGAGGCCAGCCCACACCCTCTCCGCAACAGTGGTCGAGAGAGGCGAAGAGGTCTACGCCTTGGGCGCCAGCGCGGGCCACTACAGGCCGGCCATCTACGCCCAGCTAATACACAACCTAGTAGTGTACAAAATGGCCCCAAGAGACGCAGTGTGGGCCCCCAGGTTTATATGGCTGGGAGGCGACGAGGTACAGGCAGAGGAAGGCTACGAGCAGGAGCCAGGAGTCCACCTCGTAAAATACCCAAGCAGGCTGGGAGTCGCCGCCCTGGCCTACAAAGGCCTAGACCACGTAGGCGCCGTAGCCGACATACGCGGCGACGGAATCGCCATAGGCATTTAG